In Acetomicrobium thermoterrenum DSM 13490, one DNA window encodes the following:
- a CDS encoding glycine C-acetyltransferase → MASNSNKMSFVTEELKRLKNEGLYVNIRVIESPQGPWVQIEGRRVLNLCSNNYLGLCNDPRLCAKAKEYIDKCGVGPGAVRTIAGTMSIHVELEKKLAAFKGAEAALVVQSGFCANLSAIPPLVGKGDLIFSDELNHASIIDGCRLSRAEIIRYSHCDVRDLEAKLKEYADRDCRKLVVTDGVFSMDGDIAPLPEIVEVAEKYGAMVMVDDAHGEGVLGRGGRGIVDHFGLGDRVDVEVGTLSKAFGVVGGFVAGSKELVEYLRQKARPNLFSSALTVPDVAANIAAVDILEKSDDLVKKLWENGDYLKKSLKERGFDVGRSQTPITPVMIGDANKAKEFSLRLFDEGIFIQSIAFPTVPVGTARLRAMVSAAHAREDLDFAVDKFAKVGKALGII, encoded by the coding sequence ATGGCTTCCAATTCAAATAAGATGAGTTTTGTGACGGAGGAGCTAAAGCGCCTTAAAAACGAAGGGCTGTATGTGAATATCAGGGTAATAGAAAGCCCTCAGGGACCTTGGGTTCAGATTGAGGGAAGACGGGTTTTAAACTTGTGTTCCAACAACTATCTGGGACTTTGCAATGACCCCAGGTTATGTGCTAAGGCGAAGGAATACATAGATAAGTGCGGAGTGGGTCCCGGAGCTGTTCGTACGATAGCAGGTACCATGTCGATACATGTAGAGCTGGAGAAAAAGCTCGCTGCCTTTAAAGGTGCAGAAGCAGCCCTTGTGGTGCAATCCGGTTTTTGTGCCAACCTTTCGGCCATTCCTCCTCTTGTGGGAAAGGGCGATTTGATCTTCAGCGATGAACTGAATCACGCCTCCATAATAGACGGTTGCAGGCTCAGCAGGGCCGAGATCATCCGATATTCTCACTGCGATGTGAGGGATCTTGAGGCGAAGTTAAAGGAGTATGCCGATAGAGATTGCCGCAAGCTGGTCGTAACCGACGGTGTCTTCTCCATGGATGGTGACATAGCTCCGCTTCCTGAGATTGTCGAGGTTGCAGAAAAATACGGAGCCATGGTAATGGTCGATGATGCTCATGGCGAAGGGGTTTTGGGGCGCGGAGGCAGAGGCATTGTAGATCATTTCGGTCTTGGCGACAGAGTTGACGTGGAAGTGGGCACACTCTCCAAGGCCTTTGGGGTCGTGGGGGGATTTGTGGCGGGAAGCAAGGAGCTTGTCGAGTATCTGCGTCAAAAAGCTCGTCCAAACCTTTTCAGCAGTGCCCTTACCGTTCCCGATGTTGCTGCCAACATTGCGGCCGTTGACATCTTGGAGAAAAGCGACGACCTGGTAAAGAAGCTTTGGGAGAATGGCGACTACCTCAAGAAGTCTTTAAAGGAAAGAGGTTTTGATGTGGGCAGATCCCAGACACCCATCACTCCTGTCATGATAGGTGATGCAAATAAGGCAAAGGAGTTCAGCCTTAGACTCTTTGATGAAGGTATCTTTATACAGTCTATTGCCTTTCCGACCGTTCCCGTCGGGACGGCGAGGCTCAGAGCTATGGTCTCTGCTGCTCATGCCAGAGAAGACTTGGATTTTGCCGTAGATAAGTTCGCGAAAGTCGGAAAGGCGCTGGGCATAATTTAA
- a CDS encoding anaerobic ribonucleoside-triphosphate reductase activating protein, with protein sequence MGNIGEIGNYIPSSFIDWDSRVSAVIFLTGCNFRCPFCHNGLLVNEQVPALNDIKVIEHIKSRIIFLDGVVISGGEPTLDIKRLEKILFQLKEVGLPVKLDTNGSNPLALEMLISEGLIDAVAMDIKGPWEKYDMLCGCSVDKKSIKRSIDLLISSEIEVEFRTTFVPALMDYDDLSKIERFLGGKAPWIVQCFKSENAMDETLRNTKGPSREILREKFPGAIIR encoded by the coding sequence ATGGGCAATATAGGTGAAATAGGGAACTATATCCCGTCATCTTTTATAGATTGGGATAGCCGCGTGTCGGCTGTCATTTTTCTGACGGGATGTAATTTCAGGTGTCCTTTTTGTCACAATGGCCTTCTGGTAAATGAGCAAGTGCCAGCTTTAAACGACATAAAAGTCATCGAGCACATAAAATCTAGGATAATTTTTTTAGATGGAGTTGTGATTAGCGGAGGCGAGCCGACTCTTGATATTAAAAGATTAGAGAAGATATTGTTTCAACTGAAAGAAGTCGGGTTGCCCGTAAAGCTAGATACCAACGGCAGTAACCCTCTTGCCTTGGAGATGCTGATATCGGAAGGGTTGATCGATGCAGTTGCCATGGACATTAAGGGGCCATGGGAAAAGTACGATATGCTGTGCGGCTGCAGCGTTGACAAAAAATCTATAAAAAGATCGATCGATCTTCTCATTTCATCTGAAATCGAAGTGGAGTTTCGCACCACCTTCGTGCCCGCTCTCATGGACTACGATGATCTTTCGAAGATAGAAAGATTCTTGGGCGGTAAGGCCCCATGGATTGTGCAATGCTTTAAATCGGAAAACGCCATGGACGAGACTTTGAGAAATACCAAGGGGCCTTCGCGTGAAATTTTGCGCGAAAAGTTTCCCGGTGCTATCATTAGATAG